The genomic DNA TAGGCTTACCAGCATATCGCCACTTCTAGATTAAATGAGGAGATTCTGCCCTTAGCGCCTAGTCTATTCGTAGTTTTTAATGGTGAAATTAACCATGCTCATTATTAGTAGTCTTCGATAACCACTTGTTACTCCACTCTCTAACGGCATTAACTATTGGGTCCAAGTCCTTACCCATGTCCGTTAATGCGTATAAATGCCCCTTCTCAGTGTTTATCACTGTTATCATGCCGGCTGATTGTAGTTCCCTAAGTGCCTTTGAAAGAGTTCTACTGCTGATACCAGGCATGCTGTGAAGCAGTTGATTAAAGGACCTTGGCCCCTCCCTAAGCCTATCAATTATCACAAGTCTCCATGGCTTCCCCAGTATTCTCCATGCCCTTGTAACTGGGCAATCCGTCGACATGGATTATTTAGTAATGTAGCCTACTTATTATTCTTTACTCAGGGGAGTAACGT from Caldivirga sp. includes the following:
- a CDS encoding helix-turn-helix domain-containing protein — protein: MSTDCPVTRAWRILGKPWRLVIIDRLREGPRSFNQLLHSMPGISSRTLSKALRELQSAGMITVINTEKGHLYALTDMGKDLDPIVNAVREWSNKWLSKTTNNEHG